One Actinomadura viridis genomic region harbors:
- a CDS encoding DUF4193 domain-containing protein: MATDYDSPRKTDDDLSEDSLQELQARRADKSASIIDEDLDAGEVAELPGADLSNEELTFRVVPRQADEFTCTRCFLVHHRSQLATEKNGQPVCRECAA; the protein is encoded by the coding sequence ATGGCGACCGACTACGACAGCCCACGCAAGACGGATGACGACCTCAGCGAGGACAGCCTCCAGGAGTTGCAGGCGCGTCGTGCCGACAAGTCCGCGAGCATCATCGACGAGGACCTGGACGCCGGCGAGGTGGCCGAGCTGCCGGGCGCCGATCTGTCGAACGAGGAGCTGACCTTCCGGGTCGTGCCGCGCCAGGCCGACGAGTTCACCTGCACGCGCTGCTTCCTGGTGCACCACCGCAGCCAGCTGGCCACCGAGAAGAACGGCCAGCCGGTCTGCCGCGAGTGCGCCGCCTGA
- a CDS encoding maleylpyruvate isomerase family mycothiol-dependent enzyme, producing the protein MLPLDKVALPFEKELRAERLRLIETLESLSDEEFDSGPTLCAGWAPRDVLGHVIGTDYLGGYLEHGPGLDAANQALVDRTRRLSRDRLMEWARQWAARPSVTSRLGALIMFGDVSVHHQDVLRGLGRERAVPDAVGRAVFREGAQLSLWLNQRVLRHRLVPTDGGRPFALPGAGKAEARGTREALGMWLAGRDAVAGELEFA; encoded by the coding sequence ATGCTCCCCCTGGACAAGGTCGCGCTGCCGTTCGAGAAAGAGCTCCGCGCCGAACGCCTCCGCCTCATCGAGACCCTCGAGTCCCTCTCCGACGAGGAGTTCGACTCCGGCCCCACCCTGTGCGCCGGGTGGGCGCCCCGTGACGTCCTCGGGCATGTCATCGGCACGGACTACCTCGGCGGCTACCTGGAGCACGGCCCCGGCCTGGACGCCGCCAACCAGGCGCTGGTCGACCGGACCCGCCGCCTCTCCCGCGACCGCCTGATGGAGTGGGCCCGGCAGTGGGCGGCCAGGCCGAGCGTCACCAGCCGGCTGGGCGCGTTGATCATGTTCGGCGACGTCAGCGTGCACCACCAGGACGTCCTCCGGGGGCTGGGCCGGGAACGGGCGGTGCCGGACGCCGTGGGCCGCGCCGTCTTCCGCGAGGGCGCCCAGCTGAGCCTGTGGCTCAACCAGCGGGTGCTGCGCCACCGGCTGGTGCCCACCGACGGGGGCCGGCCGTTCGCGCTGCCCGGCGCCGGGAAGGCGGAGGCCCGCGGAACGCGCGAGGCGCTGGGCATGTGGCTGGCCGGGCGTGACGCGGTCGCCGGCGAGCTGGAGTTCGCCTGA
- a CDS encoding DUF4235 domain-containing protein — MADRGDLGWKVMAGAAAFAGGFVAKKTIALAWKKSTGKEPPTNPESPDVALGEAVAWVVVMGIGMEVARLLATRAAAKQWAKGTGELPSHLKVEV, encoded by the coding sequence ATGGCGGACAGAGGCGATCTCGGCTGGAAGGTGATGGCCGGGGCCGCGGCCTTCGCGGGCGGTTTCGTCGCCAAGAAGACGATCGCGCTCGCCTGGAAGAAGAGCACCGGCAAGGAGCCGCCGACCAACCCCGAGTCTCCGGACGTCGCGCTGGGCGAGGCGGTCGCCTGGGTCGTGGTGATGGGCATCGGCATGGAGGTGGCCCGGCTGCTGGCCACCCGGGCGGCGGCCAAGCAGTGGGCCAAGGGGACCGGCGAGCTGCCCTCGCATCTCAAGGTCGAGGTCTGA
- a CDS encoding serine/threonine-protein kinase, producing MPDAAPLEPGDPRALGQYEVVGRLGAGGQGAVFLGRAPGGQYVAVKLLHAQMANDPAARARFTREVAAAQKVEPFCTARVLEADVHGDQPYVVSEFIDGPSLHDVVAHNGPLGAAELERLAIGTVTALAAIHEAGIVHRDFKPNNVMLASDGPRVVDFGIARTVNSQESAVTATGMVVGTPGYLAPEQLTGAPLTPAVDIFAWAATMVFAGTGQSPFEADTLPVIINRILNEEPDLSALPAGPLRDLIGRCLSKDAGLRPPAAQLLLNLLGHVGAAPANPSAGQEDLLNQGTRIAAQMPAPPRVPPAPQHTPPPQPITPPPMPMHQGQPGPHTPPPQPITPPPMPMYQGQPYQGQPNTPPPMPMPMHQGGPPPGPRPPYPGPPPQRSSSNGPVLAGIGCAVLAVLLIVVVVVVVAASGGDDDPDPFPTPSYTYSYTPPTTSTSRGVIGVYRGTGFQPSAGTGRTSFQTRFSMVGTIGTATYTYTSSPTCMTRLSLLSGSEASGRAEYQETPLSGQSATNCAAGYVTFRSFTGNSMRWEWRQSRSETSAAAFGTVSKS from the coding sequence ATGCCGGATGCCGCTCCGCTGGAGCCAGGCGATCCCCGGGCGTTGGGTCAGTACGAGGTCGTCGGGCGGCTCGGCGCGGGCGGGCAGGGCGCGGTCTTCCTCGGCAGGGCGCCCGGCGGCCAGTACGTCGCCGTCAAGCTGCTGCACGCCCAGATGGCCAACGACCCGGCCGCGCGCGCCCGGTTCACCCGGGAGGTGGCGGCCGCGCAGAAGGTCGAGCCGTTCTGCACCGCCCGGGTGCTGGAGGCCGACGTGCACGGCGACCAGCCGTACGTCGTCAGCGAGTTCATCGACGGCCCGTCGCTGCACGACGTGGTCGCCCACAACGGCCCGCTCGGCGCCGCCGAGCTGGAGCGGCTGGCGATCGGCACGGTGACCGCGCTCGCCGCGATCCACGAGGCCGGGATCGTCCACCGCGACTTCAAGCCCAACAACGTCATGCTGGCGTCGGACGGGCCGCGGGTGGTCGACTTCGGCATCGCCCGTACGGTCAACTCCCAGGAGAGCGCGGTCACCGCGACCGGGATGGTCGTCGGCACCCCCGGCTACCTGGCCCCCGAGCAGTTGACCGGGGCGCCGCTCACCCCCGCGGTGGACATCTTCGCCTGGGCCGCGACCATGGTGTTCGCCGGCACCGGGCAGTCGCCGTTCGAGGCCGACACCCTGCCCGTGATCATCAACCGGATCCTCAACGAGGAGCCGGACCTGTCGGCGCTGCCCGCCGGGCCGCTGCGCGACCTGATCGGCCGCTGCCTGTCCAAGGACGCGGGCCTGCGCCCGCCGGCGGCCCAGCTGCTGCTGAACCTGCTCGGGCATGTCGGCGCGGCTCCGGCCAACCCGTCCGCCGGGCAGGAGGACCTGCTCAACCAGGGCACCCGGATCGCCGCGCAGATGCCGGCGCCGCCGCGGGTGCCGCCGGCGCCCCAGCACACGCCGCCGCCGCAGCCCATCACCCCGCCCCCGATGCCGATGCACCAGGGGCAGCCCGGGCCGCACACGCCGCCGCCGCAGCCCATCACCCCGCCGCCCATGCCGATGTACCAGGGCCAGCCCTACCAGGGGCAGCCCAACACGCCGCCGCCCATGCCCATGCCCATGCACCAGGGCGGGCCGCCTCCCGGGCCGCGGCCCCCGTACCCGGGGCCGCCCCCTCAGCGGTCCTCGTCCAACGGGCCGGTCCTGGCCGGTATCGGCTGCGCGGTGCTGGCGGTGCTGCTGATCGTCGTCGTGGTGGTCGTGGTCGCCGCCAGCGGTGGCGACGACGACCCCGATCCGTTCCCGACGCCGTCGTACACCTACTCCTACACGCCGCCGACCACGAGCACGAGCCGGGGCGTCATCGGCGTCTACCGCGGCACCGGCTTCCAGCCCAGCGCGGGAACGGGCCGGACGTCGTTCCAGACGCGGTTCTCGATGGTGGGCACCATCGGCACGGCCACCTACACCTACACCAGCTCGCCCACCTGCATGACGAGGCTGTCGCTGCTGTCGGGCAGCGAGGCCAGCGGCCGGGCCGAGTACCAGGAGACGCCGCTGTCGGGGCAGTCCGCGACCAACTGCGCGGCCGGGTACGTGACCTTCCGCAGCTTCACCGGCAACAGCATGCGGTGGGAGTGGCGGCAGAGCCGGTCCGAGACCTCCGCCGCCGCCTTCGGCACGGTGAGCAAGAGCTGA